ATTGGCGCACAGTTGACTTCGGATGAACAGTTGGGCTTTGCCTTCCCGCCGGGGAGCGAGCTGGTGGCGGCGGTGAACGCGGCGCTGGAAAGCATGAAGGCGGATGGCACGCTGCAGGCCCTCAACGAGAAGTGGGGCCTGATCGCCGGAGGGAATTAGTCGCTTGAGAAAGGGGGTCGGTTCAATCCCGACCCCCTTTGGTATGCAACCATGTGGTTCCCTGGGTGTGTGGCTATCCTGAAGGGAAGAGGTGAAGTGCAGATGTCTGAAGCATCCTGGTCGTCTAAGTCGACTTCGGGTTCCATGAATCAACCGCGCACTTCCTGGTGGCGTGAGGTGCCCTGGTGGGTGGTGATGGTGATCGCCACCGGGTTCCTGGTGCTTTACCTCATTCTGGCTTCCCCTAACTATCACGATACCTTCATCTATTTGCGTCAAGGGGTCATCACCACCTTGCGCATCACTTTGTTCGCCTATCTGATCGCGGTGACCTTTGGCTTGCTGTTGGGTTTGGGCCGAACCGCCAAGAATATCGTGGTGTACAACCTGGCCACCCTGTATGTCACCGTGGTGCGGGGCATCCCGATGGTGGTCATTTTGCTCTACATGGCCTTCGGTCTTATCCCTTTGCTGGTGCACGCGCTTAATGGCCTGGGCGAGTGGGGCCTGGCGACCGTGGGCTCGTGGGGCGTCTTTCAGGCCCTGGCGGGTTTGGGCACGCGAGATATCAGCATGGAAATGCGGGCCATCATCGCCTTGGGCCTGGGGTATGCCGCCTATGAGGCCGAGGTGTTCCGCGCCGGGATTCAATCCATCGGCCGCGGGCAGATGGAAGCCGC
This genomic stretch from Anaerolineae bacterium harbors:
- a CDS encoding transporter substrate-binding domain-containing protein, whose amino-acid sequence is IGAQLTSDEQLGFAFPPGSELVAAVNAALESMKADGTLQALNEKWGLIAGGN
- a CDS encoding amino acid ABC transporter permease, with amino-acid sequence MNQPRTSWWREVPWWVVMVIATGFLVLYLILASPNYHDTFIYLRQGVITTLRITLFAYLIAVTFGLLLGLGRTAKNIVVYNLATLYVTVVRGIPMVVILLYMAFGLIPLLVHALNGLGEWGLATVGSWGVFQALAGLGTRDISMEMRAIIALGLGYAAYEAEVFRAGIQSIGRGQMEAALSLGMSTFQAMRFVILPQAVRRVLPPLGNDFVALLKDSSLATVLAVREITQLSRLRKASTFRVLETYNVVTFLYLSMTLLLTALVRYLERRMKVVE